Proteins encoded together in one candidate division WOR-3 bacterium window:
- the rpsO gene encoding 30S ribosomal protein S15: MALSKELKRKLISEYRLHETDTGSPEVQIVILTERINLLTEHLKAHPKDKHSRRGLIKMVNERRRHLNYLYQHHRERYKAIVEKLGLRGI, translated from the coding sequence ATGGCTTTGTCTAAAGAATTAAAGAGAAAGTTAATTAGCGAATATCGGTTACATGAAACCGATACAGGGTCACCTGAGGTTCAAATCGTTATCTTGACTGAAAGAATCAATTTATTAACTGAACATCTTAAAGCCCACCCAAAAGATAAGCATTCTCGACGGGGCTTAATCAAGATGGTTAATGAACGTCGCCGGCATCTGAATTATCTTTATCAACATCATCGCGAACGGTATAAAGCAATTGTAGAAAAACTGGGCTTGCGCGGCATATGA